The Carnobacterium sp. 17-4 genome has a window encoding:
- a CDS encoding methionine ABC transporter permease, translating into MTEFLTTYFENVIPLKDEIVESTLQTLYMVTVTGLIAGVLGLILGVVLVVTDQGGILERPRLYSLLDQIVNLFRSLPFIIMMALVVPFTRFLVDTSIGTTAAIVPLVIGTVPFFARQIQNALLEVDPGVIEAAESMGSSPLEIIFLVYLKEGLTAIIRVSSVTIINLIGLTAMAGAIGGGGLGNLAISRGYNRFQNDVTLVATVIILLIVFISQFIGNALVKKTSH; encoded by the coding sequence ATGACTGAATTTCTTACAACCTATTTTGAAAATGTTATTCCATTAAAAGATGAAATTGTTGAAAGTACTTTACAAACATTGTACATGGTAACTGTTACAGGATTGATTGCAGGTGTCCTTGGTTTAATTTTAGGAGTCGTTCTTGTTGTAACAGACCAAGGTGGTATTTTAGAAAGACCGCGACTTTACAGTTTACTCGATCAAATTGTTAATCTCTTTCGTTCTTTGCCATTCATTATTATGATGGCTTTAGTTGTTCCCTTTACCCGTTTTCTTGTTGATACGTCAATTGGAACAACCGCAGCTATTGTCCCTTTGGTCATTGGAACCGTTCCGTTTTTTGCAAGACAAATTCAAAATGCTCTTCTAGAAGTTGATCCTGGCGTTATAGAGGCTGCTGAATCTATGGGTTCCAGCCCTTTAGAAATCATTTTTCTTGTGTATTTAAAAGAAGGTCTAACAGCCATTATTCGTGTCTCTTCTGTAACCATTATTAACTTGATTGGGTTAACAGCCATGGCAGGAGCAATTGGAGGCGGCGGGTTAGGAAATTTAGCCATCTCTCGAGGGTACAATCGTTTCCAGAATGATGTGACATTAGTCGCAACCGTTATTATTTTACTTATTGTTTTTATTAGTCAATTTATAGGAAATGCGTTAGTTAAAAAAACGAGTCACTAG
- a CDS encoding methionine ABC transporter ATP-binding protein produces the protein MITLNNVSVTFEGRETSIKAVENVQLTIEKGDVFGIVGYSGAGKSTLVRTINLLQRPSEGSVIVSGQDLLSLKPKQLRAARKKIGMIFQHFNLMGSRTIAENVAYPLRKSGLTKSQIKEKVAELLQLVGLTDKSSAYPSQLSGGQKQRVAIARSLANDPEVLLCDEATSALDPKTTLSILELLKELNKKLALTIVIITHEMQVVKEICNKVAVMENGHVVEEGDLVSIFTEPKERITKEFINTSTHVDQALENILKHPTLLDLQTNDVLANISYVGASTSDPLIATLTTRFGVTTNILFGNVEILQETPVGNLIVVLSGEPGRRDNALAYLKSKNVKVTLIHHHQKVIPLKKEHYIV, from the coding sequence ATGATCACACTAAACAATGTCAGTGTTACGTTTGAAGGAAGAGAAACAAGTATAAAAGCAGTAGAAAATGTTCAGTTAACCATTGAAAAAGGAGATGTTTTTGGAATTGTCGGCTATAGCGGCGCTGGGAAAAGCACTTTAGTCCGTACCATCAACCTTCTTCAACGACCGTCAGAAGGATCAGTAATCGTTTCAGGTCAAGATTTATTAAGTTTAAAACCAAAGCAATTACGAGCTGCGCGCAAGAAAATCGGGATGATCTTTCAGCATTTCAACTTAATGGGCTCTCGCACGATTGCTGAAAATGTTGCTTATCCTTTAAGAAAATCGGGTTTAACTAAATCACAGATCAAAGAAAAAGTTGCCGAGTTATTACAGTTGGTAGGACTAACCGATAAAAGTTCCGCATACCCTTCTCAGTTATCTGGTGGACAAAAACAGCGTGTAGCTATTGCTCGTTCTTTAGCCAACGATCCTGAAGTCTTATTATGTGATGAAGCCACAAGTGCCCTAGATCCAAAGACAACTCTTTCGATTTTAGAATTATTGAAAGAGTTGAACAAAAAATTAGCACTGACGATTGTCATCATCACCCACGAGATGCAAGTTGTAAAAGAAATTTGCAACAAAGTAGCTGTCATGGAAAATGGTCATGTTGTTGAAGAAGGTGATTTGGTTTCTATTTTCACCGAACCTAAAGAAAGGATCACAAAAGAGTTTATCAACACTTCAACTCATGTTGATCAAGCGCTAGAAAATATTTTAAAACATCCTACATTACTCGATTTGCAGACTAATGATGTCTTAGCTAATATTTCTTACGTTGGTGCAAGTACAAGTGATCCATTGATTGCTACACTGACTACTCGTTTTGGAGTTACCACCAATATTTTATTTGGAAATGTGGAGATTTTACAAGAAACGCCTGTCGGCAATCTGATTGTTGTCTTAAGTGGCGAACCAGGCCGTAGAGACAACGCCCTTGCCTATTTAAAGTCTAAAAACGTAAAAGTAACCTTGATTCACCATCACCAAAAAGTTATTCCATTAAAAAAAGAACACTATATTGTTTAA
- a CDS encoding folate family ECF transporter S component, translating to MSENKYDARSISKIGLLMALEIVLTQFISIETPIVRIGFGFLPIAIVGMLYGPWIAGTASAIADIVGTILFGGGVFFPGFVLSAFIGGMIYGLILYKKPKSLKRIIIAILLVTVFVNLGLNTIWLTIMLDKAILVIFPTRVVQNLVLAPVNIMLLYFVVQNKTLRKAIGIE from the coding sequence ATGAGTGAGAACAAGTACGATGCAAGAAGTATTTCTAAAATTGGGTTATTAATGGCATTAGAAATTGTATTAACCCAATTTATTTCAATTGAAACACCAATAGTCCGGATTGGCTTTGGTTTTTTGCCAATAGCTATTGTTGGTATGCTGTATGGCCCTTGGATAGCTGGAACGGCTTCAGCTATTGCAGATATAGTGGGGACGATTTTATTTGGTGGGGGAGTATTTTTCCCAGGATTTGTCTTATCTGCATTTATCGGAGGAATGATTTATGGTCTGATTCTTTACAAGAAACCAAAATCATTAAAAAGAATCATTATCGCGATTCTGTTGGTTACCGTTTTTGTGAATTTAGGATTGAATACAATCTGGTTAACAATAATGTTAGATAAAGCTATCCTAGTAATTTTTCCAACACGAGTAGTGCAAAACCTTGTTTTAGCACCGGTTAATATCATGTTGTTATACTTTGTTGTTCAAAATAAGACTTTGCGAAAAGCGATCGGAATTGAATAG
- a CDS encoding NUDIX hydrolase: MVVKTFGIKIENQNYRTRVGVHFVIFDQDRKQILLVSPPNGSFLLPGGEIEANETHEETAKRESMEELGFEIELGEFIGEAEDYYYSKHRKQHYHNPAYFYTVKSWKSICDPLEDFNQLEWMTISEALAKLKRGSHKWAVQQYEKSYMKMSHSTE; encoded by the coding sequence ATGGTAGTAAAAACGTTTGGTATAAAAATTGAGAATCAAAATTATCGCACGCGTGTTGGTGTACACTTTGTGATTTTTGACCAAGATAGGAAACAAATTTTACTTGTTTCACCACCGAATGGTTCTTTTTTACTGCCAGGAGGAGAAATTGAAGCGAATGAAACGCATGAAGAAACGGCAAAACGGGAATCCATGGAAGAATTAGGTTTTGAAATAGAGCTCGGGGAATTTATCGGTGAAGCAGAGGATTACTATTATTCTAAACACCGTAAGCAGCATTATCATAATCCTGCATATTTTTATACTGTTAAGTCATGGAAATCCATCTGTGATCCACTAGAGGATTTCAATCAATTAGAATGGATGACTATTTCTGAAGCGTTAGCCAAATTAAAAAGAGGTAGCCATAAATGGGCTGTACAACAATACGAAAAATCGTATATGAAGATGAGTCATTCAACAGAATAA
- a CDS encoding organic hydroperoxide resistance protein gives MADSKLMYQTTAINTGGRNGESHLPDKSFSVRVSTPKDMGGPGQGSNPEQLFALGYSACFNSALEHMMKEEKISGKSQVIATVELHSDPTDGGFKLAVRLDVGIEGQDEATTKELADKAHAYCPYSKATSGNIDVTVTAVDYEADK, from the coding sequence ATGGCAGATTCAAAATTAATGTATCAAACTACAGCAATTAATACTGGTGGACGAAATGGAGAAAGCCATTTACCAGATAAGTCATTTTCTGTACGTGTTTCTACTCCAAAAGATATGGGCGGTCCTGGACAAGGGAGTAACCCAGAACAATTATTCGCACTAGGATACAGCGCATGTTTCAATTCGGCTTTAGAACATATGATGAAAGAAGAAAAAATTTCTGGAAAAAGCCAAGTTATTGCAACTGTTGAATTGCATTCAGATCCAACTGACGGCGGATTTAAACTTGCAGTAAGATTGGATGTTGGAATTGAAGGTCAAGATGAAGCAACTACCAAAGAATTAGCAGATAAAGCTCATGCTTATTGTCCTTACTCAAAAGCTACGAGTGGCAATATCGATGTAACCGTCACTGCTGTTGATTACGAAGCAGATAAATAA
- a CDS encoding 2-hydroxymuconate tautomerase, with amino-acid sequence MPFVHVELVEGRTAEQKAGLVKDITQAVVKNTGATEDRVHVIIEDMKKNNYAVGGKLLG; translated from the coding sequence ATGCCATTTGTACATGTTGAATTAGTTGAAGGTCGGACTGCGGAACAAAAAGCAGGTTTAGTTAAAGACATTACGCAAGCAGTAGTAAAGAATACCGGAGCAACAGAAGATCGAGTTCATGTTATTATAGAAGATATGAAAAAAAACAATTACGCTGTTGGCGGGAAATTACTGGGTTAA
- a CDS encoding ArsR/SmtB family transcription factor, translating into MQIDISDASLPVYEALASPVRLNIIQLLSKNKMNIKEIAGAIGLSSAVITKHIKKLEASGLIKTERIPGKSGSQKISILKVDHIEILFPKKIYRSFETRETTIPVGQYTDYSVSPTCGLATVKDFIGEVDEPKFFMDSKRMDAQILWFTEGYVEYKTPNFLNEDEKLEQLEISMEISSEFPFSNDVWPSDITFSLNDIELGTWTSPGDFSDTRGKLNPEWYPSKLNQYGLLKTIRITSHGTYMDGEALSDFTIQDINTKNEIWSLRIEVKKDAENLGGATLFGEHFGNHPQDIKFKMYYS; encoded by the coding sequence ATGCAAATAGATATATCGGATGCTTCATTACCTGTTTATGAAGCTTTAGCCAGTCCTGTGAGACTCAACATTATTCAATTGCTTTCTAAAAATAAAATGAATATAAAAGAAATCGCTGGAGCTATTGGATTAAGTAGTGCTGTAATAACAAAACACATCAAAAAATTAGAAGCATCTGGCTTAATTAAAACCGAACGAATTCCAGGGAAATCAGGATCACAAAAAATTTCGATATTAAAAGTTGATCACATAGAAATTCTATTTCCTAAAAAAATCTATCGTTCTTTTGAGACAAGAGAAACTACTATTCCAGTAGGACAATACACAGATTATTCAGTTTCCCCAACTTGTGGTCTAGCTACTGTCAAAGATTTTATCGGAGAAGTTGATGAACCGAAATTTTTTATGGATTCAAAAAGAATGGATGCCCAAATTCTTTGGTTTACTGAAGGTTATGTAGAATATAAGACACCCAATTTTTTAAATGAAGATGAAAAGTTAGAACAACTTGAAATCAGTATGGAAATTTCGTCAGAATTTCCATTCTCAAATGATGTATGGCCATCTGATATCACTTTTAGTTTAAATGATATTGAATTAGGAACTTGGACTAGTCCAGGTGACTTTTCAGATACAAGGGGTAAACTAAATCCAGAATGGTACCCTTCTAAATTAAATCAATATGGATTACTAAAAACAATAAGAATTACTTCTCATGGAACATATATGGATGGTGAGGCTCTATCAGACTTTACAATTCAAGATATAAATACAAAAAACGAGATTTGGAGTTTACGAATTGAAGTAAAGAAGGATGCTGAAAATTTAGGTGGAGCCACTTTATTTGGAGAACATTTTGGGAACCATCCGCAAGATATAAAATTTAAGATGTACTATTCTTAA
- the arfA gene encoding arabinosylfuranosidase ArfA, whose product MKSSIAISKNKIISEIDPRLYGSFIEHMGRAVYEGIYEPKHPSANEKGFRKDVLSLIKELNVPLIRYPGGNFVSGYNWEDGIGPVEERPRRLDLAWRTIETNEVGLHEFMEWSKEANAEVNMAVNLGTRGIDEARNLLEYCNFEGGTYWSDLRKKNGAEKPFGIKTWSLGNEMDGPWQIGHKTAYEYGRLAEETAKAMKLVDDNIELVVCGSSTSKMPTFGSWEMTVLEHAYEHVDYLSLHCYYGNPENDLENYLAQSLDMDRFIKGVVAMCDAIKSKKGSDKKINLSFDEWNVWYHSNEQDKEIKPWQVAPPLLEDIYNFEDALLIGCLLITLLKNADRVKIACLAQLVNVIAPIMTNKEGDVWKQTIFYPFMQVSNFGRGVVLEPETKSDTYATKDFDEVPFLESIATYDEYKKEMVVFAVNRSKNEHLDFSINVEGFEMEEIVETTQMSGYDIKETNQEKEKVNLSKGNSIELQTNSVKTKLKPLSWNVIRISVK is encoded by the coding sequence ATGAAATCATCTATAGCAATAAGCAAAAATAAAATTATTTCAGAGATTGATCCGCGTTTATACGGATCCTTCATCGAGCATATGGGAAGAGCTGTTTATGAAGGGATTTATGAACCAAAACATCCGAGTGCGAATGAAAAAGGATTTCGGAAAGATGTATTGAGTTTGATTAAAGAATTAAATGTCCCTCTAATTCGGTATCCAGGTGGTAATTTTGTTTCTGGCTATAACTGGGAAGACGGAATTGGACCTGTAGAAGAAAGACCTCGAAGATTAGATTTAGCATGGCGAACGATAGAAACAAATGAAGTTGGACTTCATGAATTTATGGAATGGTCTAAAGAAGCTAATGCCGAAGTAAATATGGCAGTAAACTTAGGTACTAGAGGAATCGACGAAGCAAGAAACTTACTAGAATATTGTAATTTTGAAGGAGGGACCTATTGGAGTGATCTAAGAAAGAAAAATGGGGCCGAAAAACCGTTTGGAATTAAGACATGGAGTCTTGGAAATGAAATGGATGGACCATGGCAAATCGGGCATAAAACAGCTTATGAGTATGGACGTTTAGCTGAAGAAACTGCAAAAGCTATGAAGCTGGTAGATGATAATATTGAATTAGTTGTGTGTGGAAGCTCGACAAGTAAGATGCCAACTTTTGGTTCTTGGGAAATGACTGTTCTGGAACATGCTTATGAGCACGTAGATTATCTATCACTTCATTGCTACTATGGAAATCCAGAAAATGATCTGGAAAATTACTTAGCTCAATCGTTAGATATGGATCGTTTTATAAAAGGTGTAGTGGCGATGTGTGATGCCATTAAATCTAAAAAGGGAAGCGATAAAAAAATTAATCTTTCTTTTGATGAATGGAATGTTTGGTATCATTCTAATGAACAAGATAAAGAAATCAAGCCTTGGCAAGTAGCGCCTCCTTTATTAGAAGATATTTATAATTTTGAAGACGCTTTGCTTATCGGATGTCTGCTTATTACCTTATTAAAAAATGCTGATAGAGTTAAAATTGCTTGTCTAGCTCAATTAGTTAATGTAATTGCACCAATTATGACAAATAAAGAAGGGGATGTTTGGAAGCAAACTATTTTTTATCCATTTATGCAGGTCTCAAATTTTGGCAGAGGTGTTGTTTTAGAACCTGAAACTAAGAGCGATACTTATGCTACTAAAGATTTTGATGAAGTTCCGTTTCTTGAAAGCATCGCAACGTATGATGAGTATAAAAAAGAAATGGTTGTTTTTGCTGTAAATCGTTCTAAAAATGAGCATTTAGATTTTTCAATAAATGTTGAAGGATTTGAAATGGAAGAGATTGTGGAAACTACTCAGATGTCCGGATATGATATTAAAGAAACAAATCAAGAAAAAGAAAAGGTTAATTTAAGTAAAGGAAATTCAATAGAATTACAGACTAACTCTGTAAAAACAAAATTGAAACCGCTATCTTGGAATGTGATTAGAATAAGTGTTAAATAA
- a CDS encoding extracellular solute-binding protein yields MNRFKKYLLTGIASLVLVTLSGCSNPNTITFWNPLTGDDGAYMDNMVEAYNETDPEFPLEAVISPDMYTKIYTVMNSGEGVPDLTLIHADRVPGFVRLGMLESIDPLMKNNTDLNADNYLEQAWVPGTVDGTQYTIPLDIHGSAMYYNVDMLEKYGVSNFLDDDVVTFEEILSLKGKLDEGQYAINNALIEWTTLANVVNRGGNIEQDGKPTIDTPEMKEVVSQLRQLAEAGLITPNGEDGYAIFQGGDVLFSTDGTWTSTAHDSVETLNWGVTNTYAFEPGTFNNRSSAHLFSMLESEERTDEKEQGIADFLNYVRENSMEWAKAGQIVASRDVFEDPEYEQYPQSFFTSSEEEKESLHIFEYEHYGYVEQALATVLVDMIYGNIEIEDGLVQAQRQVEDLVAQGGAGEVEAAEVAE; encoded by the coding sequence ATGAACAGGTTTAAAAAATATTTGCTAACAGGAATTGCTAGTTTGGTATTAGTAACTCTTTCTGGTTGTAGTAATCCCAATACTATTACATTTTGGAATCCTTTGACAGGTGATGATGGTGCTTATATGGATAACATGGTAGAAGCATATAATGAAACTGATCCAGAATTTCCATTAGAAGCAGTTATATCTCCTGACATGTATACGAAAATTTATACAGTAATGAACTCAGGTGAAGGGGTTCCAGATTTAACTTTAATACATGCTGATAGAGTACCGGGATTTGTAAGATTGGGAATGTTAGAATCAATTGATCCTTTAATGAAAAACAATACAGATTTAAATGCTGATAATTACTTAGAGCAGGCTTGGGTACCTGGTACTGTAGATGGTACGCAATATACTATTCCTTTAGATATACATGGTAGTGCGATGTATTATAATGTTGATATGCTAGAAAAGTACGGGGTTTCTAATTTTTTAGATGATGATGTAGTTACATTTGAAGAAATACTTTCATTGAAAGGTAAGTTAGATGAAGGTCAATATGCAATCAACAATGCTTTGATTGAATGGACAACTTTAGCTAATGTAGTAAATCGTGGTGGAAATATTGAACAAGATGGAAAACCAACGATTGATACACCCGAAATGAAAGAAGTAGTAAGTCAGCTACGTCAATTAGCAGAAGCAGGTCTAATTACTCCAAATGGTGAGGACGGTTATGCCATTTTTCAAGGAGGAGATGTCCTGTTTTCAACTGATGGAACTTGGACTTCAACAGCACATGATTCAGTTGAAACATTAAACTGGGGTGTAACAAATACGTATGCATTCGAGCCAGGTACATTTAATAACCGTTCATCAGCACATTTGTTCTCAATGTTAGAAAGTGAAGAAAGAACAGATGAAAAAGAACAAGGGATTGCTGATTTTTTAAATTACGTACGCGAAAATTCTATGGAATGGGCTAAAGCAGGACAAATTGTAGCAAGTAGAGATGTTTTTGAAGATCCAGAGTATGAACAATATCCGCAATCATTCTTTACATCTTCTGAAGAAGAAAAAGAATCTCTTCATATTTTTGAATACGAGCACTACGGTTATGTAGAACAAGCGTTAGCAACAGTATTAGTTGATATGATTTATGGAAATATTGAAATAGAAGATGGTCTAGTTCAAGCACAACGTCAAGTTGAAGATTTAGTAGCTCAAGGTGGAGCAGGAGAAGTAGAGGCAGCAGAAGTAGCGGAATAA
- a CDS encoding carbohydrate ABC transporter permease — protein sequence MQSENLLVVETEKKKKRKSMKQFAFIGPHLVLFLIFILIPTIYGIYASFTQWNLIGEPEWVGLSNFKTLLFDKSSTFHFQLRNGLKNTLLFVGLTVPLQILIPLTVAVALENKKVKFKSLFQAIFYIPGLISVSAAAIIWLLIFNPRLGPVNNLLSSATVWMVNQPNAWAIIVFMSLWGAIGGNLIIYRSAISGVSADLYESADIDGAGPVRKFFSITLPSIRFPLFYTVVMSTAGAFNVYAQPLMITNGGPEQSTHVMMMYIRQLAFGTGESVAGMASAMSVLLGLVIVSISVFQFIVMYRNSKG from the coding sequence ATGCAAAGTGAAAATTTATTAGTCGTTGAGACTGAAAAGAAGAAAAAGAGAAAATCGATGAAGCAATTTGCTTTTATTGGACCTCACCTTGTTCTTTTTTTAATATTTATACTTATACCAACAATATATGGTATATATGCATCTTTCACACAGTGGAATCTAATTGGAGAACCGGAATGGGTAGGTCTTAGCAATTTTAAAACACTTCTTTTTGATAAAAGTTCAACATTTCATTTTCAACTTAGAAATGGATTAAAGAATACGTTGCTATTTGTGGGTTTGACGGTACCATTACAAATCTTGATACCATTAACAGTAGCAGTTGCTTTAGAAAATAAAAAAGTGAAATTCAAAAGCTTGTTTCAGGCTATTTTCTATATTCCAGGACTAATTTCGGTATCAGCAGCAGCGATTATTTGGTTACTGATTTTTAATCCACGTTTAGGACCTGTAAATAACTTGCTTAGTTCAGCAACTGTATGGATGGTAAATCAACCTAATGCATGGGCTATTATAGTTTTCATGTCATTATGGGGCGCTATTGGTGGTAACTTAATTATTTATCGATCAGCTATTAGTGGAGTATCAGCTGATTTATATGAATCAGCTGATATTGATGGAGCTGGTCCAGTGCGGAAGTTTTTTAGTATCACCTTACCTTCTATCCGTTTTCCATTGTTTTACACAGTTGTCATGTCTACGGCGGGAGCATTTAATGTATACGCACAACCATTAATGATAACAAACGGAGGACCTGAACAGTCTACACATGTAATGATGATGTATATCCGTCAACTAGCATTTGGTACTGGAGAGTCAGTTGCTGGTATGGCATCAGCGATGTCAGTATTGTTAGGACTTGTTATTGTTTCTATTTCCGTTTTTCAATTTATCGTTATGTATCGTAATTCTAAAGGATAG
- a CDS encoding carbohydrate ABC transporter permease, with protein sequence MRKISITKYLAYFFLVTSCVVWVFPVLFGFFTSFKAQGDIMTVGFSMLPANWVIQNYISVLTNTSSAPIVQWFLNSLVISGSHTFLVVLIVSLAAFGYTRIDFKGKETLFFTILALSMFPAVVNIIPSYKIVEALGWVNSPLAVIVPGLGGVGNVFLVRQFMLGIPKEFDESARMDGASDFTIYFKIILPLVKPVLIVTGLFSFIGSWNDFLWPTIVLNDVNKLTITAGLQLLQDLYGGYAMTGELMASAIIAMIPTVLLFLFAQKYFIESMNLNAGVKG encoded by the coding sequence ATGAGGAAAATTAGTATAACAAAGTATTTAGCTTACTTCTTTTTGGTAACTTCCTGTGTAGTATGGGTCTTTCCAGTATTATTTGGTTTTTTTACATCCTTTAAAGCTCAAGGAGACATCATGACAGTAGGATTTAGTATGCTTCCTGCAAATTGGGTTATTCAAAATTATATTAGTGTCTTAACCAATACATCAAGTGCACCAATTGTCCAATGGTTTTTAAATTCATTGGTGATCTCTGGTTCACATACTTTCTTAGTTGTACTTATTGTTTCACTAGCAGCGTTTGGATATACTCGTATTGATTTTAAAGGAAAAGAAACATTGTTCTTTACTATTCTTGCATTATCTATGTTTCCAGCAGTTGTTAATATTATTCCATCTTATAAAATTGTCGAAGCACTTGGATGGGTAAATTCACCATTAGCAGTAATTGTTCCTGGACTAGGTGGAGTTGGAAATGTCTTTCTTGTACGTCAATTTATGTTAGGAATTCCTAAAGAATTTGATGAATCTGCTAGAATGGATGGTGCTTCAGATTTCACTATTTATTTTAAAATTATTCTACCTTTAGTTAAACCAGTTTTAATTGTAACAGGATTATTCTCTTTTATAGGATCATGGAATGATTTCTTATGGCCTACAATTGTATTAAATGATGTAAATAAACTGACTATTACTGCGGGATTACAATTACTTCAAGATTTATATGGTGGATATGCAATGACAGGAGAGTTAATGGCTTCAGCTATTATTGCTATGATACCAACAGTTTTACTTTTCTTGTTCGCTCAAAAATACTTTATAGAATCAATGAATCTAAACGCGGGTGTAAAAGGATAA
- a CDS encoding glycoside hydrolase family 43 protein → MKYFIMFLLLSALFLEGCSETESVDHNFEEPEFENATVHDPSVIFVNNYFYVIGSHLEFAKSKDLIQWEQLSTSVPTNTLFSNVYKELAESFEYAKTKTLWAGDIIQLKDDKFYMYYTAAEGTTPLSTLGVAISDHVEGPYEDLGVILKSGSIKENGKMHDATVEPNVIDPHVFFDNEDHLWMVYGSYSGGIYILKMDESTGKPEPNQGYGKKLLGANHSRIEAPYILYSPETKYYYLFLSFGGLDSKGGYNIRVARSENPDGPYIDAKNQNMIEAKGAIGSFFDDKAIEPYGVKLIGNFSLKSNEITSTAGYVSPGHNSAFYNPKLNKYFLFFHTRFPNRGEEHEVRVHQFFFNEKDWPVIAPLRYAGETIQIYKTNQVFGEYQFVNHGTDISEDIKATKFAKLKKNGKISGELTGSWKITDDKSASVIIDDVEYNGVFLSQWNDYENKPTITFTGMSSTGVSVFGIRTIK, encoded by the coding sequence ATGAAATATTTTATCATGTTTCTTTTATTGTCAGCTTTATTTTTAGAGGGGTGTTCAGAAACAGAATCTGTGGATCATAACTTTGAGGAACCAGAATTTGAAAATGCTACAGTGCATGATCCATCAGTAATTTTTGTTAATAATTACTTTTATGTCATAGGTTCGCATTTGGAATTTGCTAAAAGTAAAGATTTAATACAGTGGGAGCAACTTTCAACAAGTGTTCCAACTAATACTTTATTTTCCAATGTCTATAAAGAACTAGCTGAATCTTTTGAATATGCTAAAACAAAAACTCTGTGGGCAGGAGATATCATACAATTAAAAGATGATAAATTCTATATGTACTATACTGCGGCAGAAGGAACAACACCTCTTTCGACATTAGGAGTTGCAATATCTGACCATGTAGAAGGCCCCTATGAAGATCTTGGAGTTATATTGAAATCAGGATCTATAAAAGAAAATGGAAAAATGCATGATGCAACAGTTGAACCAAATGTAATTGACCCACATGTTTTTTTTGATAATGAGGATCATTTATGGATGGTTTATGGTTCTTATTCAGGAGGCATTTATATACTTAAAATGGATGAATCAACTGGCAAGCCAGAACCTAATCAAGGATACGGTAAAAAATTATTAGGTGCTAATCATAGTAGAATTGAAGCTCCGTACATTTTATATAGCCCAGAAACGAAATATTATTATTTATTTCTATCATTTGGAGGATTAGATTCAAAAGGAGGATACAACATAAGAGTTGCAAGGTCTGAAAATCCTGATGGGCCTTATATTGATGCCAAAAATCAAAATATGATTGAAGCGAAAGGTGCAATCGGAAGTTTCTTTGATGATAAAGCAATTGAACCCTACGGAGTAAAATTAATTGGGAATTTTAGTCTCAAATCTAATGAAATCACTTCTACTGCAGGATATGTATCTCCAGGTCATAACTCAGCGTTCTATAATCCTAAATTAAATAAATATTTTCTATTCTTTCATACACGCTTTCCGAATAGAGGAGAAGAACACGAAGTAAGAGTTCATCAGTTCTTTTTTAATGAAAAAGACTGGCCAGTTATTGCACCCTTGAGATATGCCGGAGAAACTATTCAAATATATAAAACAAACCAAGTTTTTGGTGAATATCAATTCGTTAACCATGGTACTGATATAAGTGAGGATATCAAGGCGACTAAGTTTGCTAAATTAAAGAAAAATGGAAAAATTTCGGGAGAATTAACAGGTAGTTGGAAAATAACGGATGACAAGTCAGCTTCAGTGATAATAGATGATGTCGAATACAATGGTGTATTTCTTTCTCAATGGAATGATTATGAGAATAAGCCCACTATCACATTTACTGGAATGTCATCTACAGGAGTATCTGTTTTTGGTATAAGAACTATAAAATAG